A stretch of DNA from Thermococcus sp.:
AATTTATACGAAATTATATGTAATATCTTAAAAGGAGAAAAATCAAATGCCCTCCTTGAGATTTACCGCAAGGCGGTTCTTTATTTGGACTATTACTACTTAAAAGTATTAGAAAATGAAGCTACTACTGCTTATATGATGCTAAAGAATAAAGAAGAGCTAAAGAATATGTCAGGGGAACAAATTGAAGAAAATATAGCTGTCATCTTAAAATATTTGTATGGAAGTTTTATACCCAAAGGATACAAATACAATGAATCGGAGCCAGATGGAATACTAATTCTTTTTGAGGATTCCAAGGACAAGGCACTCTTTCATACCTACGTTATTGATTCAAAACAACATGAAAGGTTAAGTCGGGATGAGATAAGAAAGATGTGGGAATACTTAAAAGGATATTTACAAAAAATAAGCCTCGGGGATGTAAAATCAAATAAGTTCGGCATATTTATCATGAGTAGATCAAGACTACAAACTAACTCACTAAATCTTCCTGCGAGGGAAGAAATATCCAAACTAGGGATAGACATGGAAATGGGAGTTGTTACTACAGAATTTATTTTAGGCCTGTTTGAGATATATCGTGAACATCGGAATCTTCTCAATGCGTTAGAATTAACAAAGGAGTTAAAAACTGCATTTATATCAGTAGCTAAGAAATCGGTAGAAATAAACGAAGTCTCAGAACTTGTAAAATACGAAAATAAAACACTGGATTGGTTAAAGAAGGAAATCGGAAAACATCTCCCTAAATTCTCTCCTCAATGGACAAGTAGGGAGCTATAAAAAGAGATCGTACAAAAAACAAAATATATTTACTACGGCAAGTCAACAGTTTGCATACTCAATACCACGGAGGCCTTTAACATGGGTATGGATGTTCATATAGAAGACCTCCCTGAGGGATGGTCACTTGTTAAACTAAAAGAAGTCGCTAAAATCCGAGGCAACAAGAGAGTCAGAGAAATAAACAAAGTCGCACTAATACCTATGGAGTTAATTCCAGATTCTGGAATATTTGCAGACTACCGAGTTGTGCCGGTTGAAAAAGTCAAAAGTTCAACTTATTGCGAAGCCGGAGATATCCTTTTGGCAAAAA
This window harbors:
- a CDS encoding restriction endonuclease subunit S, with product MGMDVHIEDLPEGWSLVKLKEVAKIRGNKRVREINKVALIPMELIPDSGIFADYRVVPVEKVKSSTYCEAGDILLAKITPSLENGKQGIVPFDIPNGFALATTEVFPIAPEEDKIDRFFLFYLLKFNKFRQKIIASMTGTTGRQ